In the Leptotrichia sp. oral taxon 223 genome, AATGAAGAAAAATTTGTTAAATATCTTAAGAAAATAAATAGTGATAAAAAAATATTAATGAGTTCAGTTACAGACCCTTATAATCCATATGAAATAAAGTATAAATCTACAAGAAATATTTTAAAACTTTTCATTCAAGCAAATAATGAACATATTCATTTAGAAATTTTAACAAAATCTTTACTGATTTTTAGAGATATTGATTTATTAAAAAAAATTAAAAATATTACTGTAGGAATTTCATTAAATACATTGAATGACAATTTAAGAAGGCAAATCGAACCTTGTGCAGGAAGCATTAAAAGCAGAATTGAAATTCTAAAAAAACTTAAAGGAGAAAATATACCCGTGTATTTATTTATATCTCCTATTTTTCCGATGCTTACACAATTGGAAGAAATTATTGCTACCTGTAAAGATACAGTCGATTTTATTTATTTTGAAAATTTAAATCTAAGAGGAAGATACAAAAAAATTATTTTAGATTTTATTTCAAAAAATTTTCCCGAGTATAATCAGCTATATCAGGATATCTATACAAAGAATAAAAAAGAATACTGGTATTTACTAATGGAAGATATAAATAGATTATGTAAAATTTATGATATAAAATATAAAACTTTCTTTTTTCATGATAATAAATCAAGTTAAATCTTAAAAAGTTAAAACACAAAAAAAGCACCCCCTTATAAGAGTGCAATATATTTTTATTTTTTATTCAAAAACTTCCGTCGCATTCGTAACTTCATTCCCTAACGCCACATTCAAAGCTACAATTGCCACTTCCAATTGGCTTTCATCAGGCTCGCTTGTAGTTATCTTTTGCAGCCACATTCCTGGAACAGCTATTATTTTTGCAAAAATGTTGTCCAGATGGTAGCTTGTCCAACGCTGTATTTCATAAGAAAGTCCAGCAACAAGCGGTATAAATAGAATTCTTGTCGCCAGCTTGTAAAGTATCATTGTAAGATGTCCTGAAGGAACCTTGAAAAACAAGTCAACTGTCGAAAATACAAGAATACTTATGAACATTACAAGCAAAAGGAAGCTTGTTCCGCATCTTGGATGAAATCGTGTACATGCCTTTGCATTTTTTGGTGTCAATTCCTTTTTCATTTCATAGTTCATAATGCTCTTGTGTTCTGCTCCATGATATTCAAAAACCCGCTGTATATCCTTTAAAAACGAAATTCCATAAATATATCCCAGAAAAAGGACTAATTTTATGGCAGCCTCAACGATATTTGCCTTTAATATGTCGTCTTTAAAGAAAAAACCTCCGACAGCAGACGGTAGCCACATAAATACCGCAATTCCCAATAAAATCGACGTCATAACAGTAAATCCAACCTGTTTATCTGTCAATTTCTCCTCTTCCAGTCCAGCCTGATTTGATGCAAAAATAAGCTCCTTCGTCCCAACAACCATTGCATCATAAAGCGCTATGACTCCTCTCACAAAAGGCACTTTTAACCATTTATTATTTTTCTCGGTAAGTGTTATTTTTTTATAAACAATACTCCCATCCTGCTTACGGACAGCCGTTGCAATAGCCTTAGGCCCTCTCATCATAACCCCTTCCACAACAGCCTGCCCTCCAACAGTCACTTTTTTATCTTCCATTTTTACCTGCTTTCTTAATATTCTTTATTTTTCTGTTTTTCTAACTTTTTTATTGTTTTAGTTAATAATTTATTCCCTGTCAATTGCCGCCTTGTTTTTTATCCGCTTCAATGATTTATTAATGTGTTCAGCCTTGTATTTGCTGACTCCCTTTATTTTAGCAATGTCTGAGGCAGTTGACATCAAGATTGACTGAACGTTTGAAAATTCCTTTACAAGAACTTCCCTGTCTTTTTTACTTATTTTTGTTATATTGCTCAAAAGTCCGTATCCACGCGGCTCTATCTTTTCATCCAAAGTTATGATATTTGTATCAAATCCAAGTAGACACACGATTTTTTCATCATCCAGCAATTCCTCCTTCGTTAAGGATTTTACTCTCACTCCAATTTTTTCAGCTTTTTCATTGCTTACCTGATAATCCTTTATAAGGGCATCAAAGCTCTCATTTTTATTTAACATGATCTCTTCATACTGAATCTTTATGAGCCGCCCTTCACTTCCAAGCTCTGCCATATATTCAATTAATTCTTCCGACATTCTGAAAAGAAGTCCGTACATTCTAACACATTCCACAATATCATAAAGCGTTACCATATTGTCAAATTCCAGAATGGACAGATTTACATGGTTTTTTTCAATCGCAAGGGAATATTTTTCAAGAGCCGTTATCGCCTGTGAAGATTTTGTCAGCAGATCTCCAATTTCATTTAGCAAATATCTAAACTTTCCATAATATACTGTTATTTTATTTCTTCTTTCGGAAACCGCTACAACTAGATTCCCTTTTTGCTGGGCAATTCTATGCGCCGCCTGATGTCTTGTTCCGCTTTCATCTGTTTCTATCGAATAATTTGGTTGCAATTGAATATTTGCCCCATAAATTGTTTTTATATCCTCTGACAAAATAATTCCGCCATCCATTTTAGACAGTTCATAAACCTTCTGCGGCGAATACACTGTATTCAGTTCAAATCCGCCTCCCATTACATCCTTCAAATCACTAGGGTTTCCAAGCACAATCAACGCTCCCAGCTTTGCTTCCTGAATTTTATCTATCGCTTCCCTCAAAGCTGTTCCTGGTGCTATTCTCTCAAATATGTGCTCCAATATTTTCTTCTTGTTCACTACCTTTTTTACCATTTTATTATCCTTTCGCCTATTTTGCTCTGTCGGCTTATCTTATCCTCTCGACAAGTTCATTTATGTTGCTTATATAGTTAAGTTTTATCTTTGTTTTTTCCTTCTCAAAGTCTGCCTTATGGCTTTTTGGAAGGTATACTCCTGCAAATCCCATTTTTTCCAATTCATTTACTCTATTTTTAATAAATGAAACCTTTCTCACTTCACCACGTAATCCCAATTCACCAATAGCGGCTATTTTCTGGCTTATCGGCACTCCCTTTACTGATGACAGAAGCGAGAAAACTACCGCCAAGTCAGAACTTCTGTCATTCAAGTCAATTCCGCCTGGAATATTTATATAAATGTCCTTTGAATTTACATCCACCTTCAAGGAACGTGATAAAACTGCACTCAATATTTCCACACGAGTTTTGTCATATCCTTCAACAGTCCGTCTCGGCATTCCGAAATTTGGCGTTCCCAGTAACGACTGCACTTCAAATAAAAATACACGACTTCCTTCAAAAATCGGCACAATAATGCTTCCGATATTTTTTTCATCCCTGTCGCTTATAAAAAATTCAGACGGATTCTTCACTTCACTAATTCCATTTTCCTTCATATCAAAAATTGAAATTTCATTTGTGGAGCCATAACGGTTTTTTATCGAACGGATAATTCTATAATAACTGTTTTCCTCCCCTTCAATTTGCAGCACCGCATCCACCATATGTTCCAGCAATTTTGGCCCCGCCAGTTTTCCATCTTTTGTAACGTGTCCCACAATATAAAATGCAATTTCATTTTTTTTAGCGATTTCAATGATTTTTAAAGTTGTTTCCCGAATCTGCGTCACGCTTCCAGGAATGGAATTTACATTTTCCGAATAAAGCGTCTGAATTGAGTCAATTACAACAACTTTCGGCTTATCCTTTAAAATTACGCTTTCGATTTTTTCAATGTTAGTATCATTCAGGATATACAGGTTTTCGCTTTTTACATTGACACGTTCTGCACGCTGCTTTATCTGCCGTGGCGACTCTTCTCCAGAAACATAGAATACATTCCCAATTTTTGCATATTCCTGTGACAGCTGGAGCAGGAAAGTCGATTTACCAATCCCTGGGCTTCCAGTAATCAGCACAACTTCCCCCTTTATCAGTCCGCCTCCCAGCACCCTGTCAAACTCCTCAAAAGGCGTTACCATCCGAAATTCCTTTTCTATTTTAATTTCCGTTATTTTGCTAATCGAAACTTCCTTTGATTCCACATTTTTAAAAGTGCTCTTTATGTCGATTTCCTCTTCAAACGTTCCCCACGAATCGCAGTTAGGGCATTTTCCCAGCCATTTTAACGAACTGTAGCCGCATTCTGAGCATATGTATTTTGTCTTTCCTTTTTTTACAGCCATTTTGAGCTCCCCTTTTATTGTTTACTTGTCTTATATTACCAAACTTTTTTAACAAAATTATGTTTTTTACCTTTTTATTGGCTTATAATAAATTTTAAATTTCCAATTCCTTAACCTTCTCAATCAAACGTTTTTCCACATTCCCTGTAACAAAAAAGCTTAAGTCCCCTTTATTTAATGCAACTTCCTTCACAAGACTTGAACTTAAATACAGATATTCCCTCGAAGCAGTCAGGAATACAGTTTCAAATTCACTTTTTGAAAGCGTCTTATTTGTCAAGGTAAACTGCAGTTCATATTCATAGTCTGATAAAGCACGTAATCCTCTTATTAGAATATTTACGTTTTCCTTATACATAAAATCAACTAATAATCCGTTAAAAATTTTTATTTCAGCATTAATATTTTCTTTTTTCAAAATTTCTTCTATCATTTCGACTTTTTCTTCATCCGAAAACCAGGCTTTTGATTTTGTAGAATTTTTAAAAATTCCTATTATTAACTTGTCAAATAAATTTGAAGAACGTTTTATAATATCAATATGTCCCTTCGTTACTGGATCAAAACTTCCTGGATACAATGCCACTTTTACCATCTTGTTCTCCTATTTTTACTGCTTTTATTTTTTCAATCTAGCTAACGCTTCTTTTGCCGCATGTTTCTCAGCTTCTTTTTTACTTTTTCCGGTTCCCACTCCATAAATTTTATTATTCCAGCTTACAGAAATTTCAAAAATTTTATCGTGATCAGGACCCTTCGTATTAAGTAGCTTGTATTCTGGCATTTTTCTATACTTTCCTTGAACAAATTCCTGCAGAACTGTCTTATAGTCACCAGTTCCCTCTATTTCCTCAAGCTTATTTATTTTTTTAAGTAAAAGCTTTAATGCCACATTTTTCGCAGTATAATAATCTGAATCTTTAAAAATTGCACCAATCAGCGCCTCAAACGCATCACCTAGGATAGATTTCCTATTTCTCCCGCCAGACATAATCTCGCCATTGCTCAAATACAAATATTCTCCCAGCTCCATATCACTTGCAATAGTGGAAAACACAGGCTCGCTTATAATTTTACTTTTCAGTTTGGCAAGTTCTCCTTCCGTTTTTTTCTCATAAAGATCGTAGATATATTCTGTCGTTATAAGATTTGCCACCGCATCTCCCAGAAATTCCAGCTTTTCATTGTTAAATCTTCTAGTTTTTTCCGTTTCGTTGGAATAGGATCTATGTGTCAACGCTTCTTCCAAATATTCCTCATTTTTAAATTCATATCCTATTTTCTGCATCAATTCCTTAGCGTCCCTATTTGCACCTGTTTCCATTTTTTCACCTCCTTTATTTTTCATTGCTTACCTTATTACACTTTAATTAAGGGGAAAATCAATACCTATTCTCCCCTTAGTCATTTCAAATATTTTTATTATTTATATTTTCTAAATGCTAAAACCGCATTATGTCCGCCAAATCCTAACGAACTTGACATTCCTACTTCAATATCCCGTTTTACTGCTTTATTTGGTACATAATCCAAATCACACAGCGGATCAGGGTTTTCATAATTTATAGTCGGCGGCATAATCCCTTCCGAAATTGCAAGTGCCAGAAATGCCGCTTCAATTCCTCCCGCTCCACCTAGCAAGTGTCCAGTTGCACCTTTCGTAGAACTTACAGCAAGCTTGTATGCATGCTCTCCAAATGCTGATTTTATCGCCTGAGTTTCATTTTTATCATTCGCAGGTGTAGATGTTCCATGTGCATTGATATATCCAACTTCCTCAGGCTTAATATTCCCCTGCTCCAAAGCCATCTTAAATGCTCTTGCCGCTCCTTCTCCGCCATCTGATGGCGCTGTCATGTGGAAGGCATCTCCTGTTTCCCCATATCCGACAACTTCCGCATAAATTTTTGCTCCACGTTTTTTGGCGTGCTCCAACTCTTCCAGAACTAGCACTCCTGAACCTTCTCCAAGTACAAATCCATCTCTATCCGCTGTAAATGGACGTGATGCAGTTTTAGGATCTGGGTTAGTTGACAATGCCTTCAGGTTTGCAAATCCTGCTATTCCTGAGGGAGTTACTGTCGCTTCTGTCCCTCCGGCTATCATTGCATCAGCCTTTCCTAATAAGATTGCCTGAAAAGCATCTCCAATTGAGTTTGTTCCTGAAGCACAGGCTGTAACAACTGTTTTATTAGGCCCTTTTGCTCCTGTATAAATTGAAGTATTCCCCGAAGCCATATTTAAAATAGCCGCTGGAATGTAAAATGGCGATACTCTTTTAGGCCCTCTGGTAACGAGTTTTTCCACTTCCTGCTCAATTACATCCAGCCCGCCAATTCCAGAACCAATAATTACTCCAATCCGGTCCGCATTTTCATCTGTAATTTCCAATTTTGCATCTTCCAGCGCTTCCTTTGATGCAGCAATCGCAAATTGAGAAAATCTGGCTATTTTTTTCAATTCTTTTTTCTCAATATAATTTTCTGGCACAAAATCCTTTACTTCCGCCGCAATATGCACTGGATGCTCTGAACTGTCAAATTGCGTAATTTTATCAATCCCACATTCTCCAGCCAGCAAATTTTTCCAAGCCTTATCTTTTCCAGTTCCTAATGGTGTTACCAGTCCTATTCCTGTAACAACTACTCTTCTCATTAATACACCTCTCATTTTTTATTTTTTTCTAATTCTAAATACAAATTTTAAATTTTATAAAATAAATTGTTATTAATAAAAGGGGTTTTCTTTAATTTTTGTATTTTTTCTTTTTTCAAACGTAAAGGGGATCAGTCGTCATTCCCTTTACAATCACGACGTCTTTAATTTAATTACAACAATTGTGATACTGAAAATAATAAGCAAAATTTCGTTAAAGAAAAAATAACTGTTTGAGATTTTGGAGTATATTTTAAATCATAAACATTTATTGGTGTTAAAATAACCTTGATTCAAAATCGAGTTTTATTTTTTCTTTATAAAAAAGTTTTGCGTAAAGCGGGGTAGTTCGTAGAACGTTTCGCCATTATCTCTAAGCAGTAACCAGTTATACATGTTAAAGTAACTGTTATTGCGAAAAAGAGCATGGCGTCTGATGCCCTTACGTCAAAAGAAATTAAAAAATATAAAAGAAAAAACAATTATTAATCAAAATAATCCATAACATGACATGAAAAAAAACTTTTAATTAATATTTAGAAATAGATTATATTAATTTATTTTATTATTTTAAATAATAACTTTTTTACAATAACTTTATTTTAACATTTTTTCATTTTTTTTTCAATAAAAAAGGGGGAACACCCCCAAAAGTTTTATCTATTGTTTAGATTCAATATATTCAATTACATCTTTAACTGTTTTAATTTTTTGTGCATCTTCATCAGGAATTTCAATATCAAACTCTTCTTCAAAAGCCATGATTAACTCAACTGTGTCTAATGAATCAGCTCCTAAATCATCAACGAAAGACGCATCTTCTGTTACTTGATCTTCGTCTACTCCTAATTGATCTACTACTATTGATTTAATTTTATCTAGCATTATAATGCCACCTCCATATTTATTTTCTAGAATTATTATACCAAATGAATTTGAAAAATGCAACTAAAATTTATTAATAATTAAAATTTTCAATTTCAGCTCAATAATTCCATTAATTCCTTGTCGCTCATCTCGAATAACGCTTTTTCCCCGTCCTTGCTTTCCAGCAGATTTTCACTCAGCTTACGTTTATTTTCCTGAATTTTTATAATTTTTTCCTCAATTGTGCCTTCTGTCACAAGTTTTATAACTTGCACACTTTTTTTCTGTCCAATTCTGTATGCCCTGTCGCTCGCCTGATTTTCCACAGCAATATTCCACCACGGATCATAATGAATTACAACATCTGCTCCAACAAGGTTTAATCCAGTTCCTCCTGCTTTTAGCGAGATTAGAACCACTTGACGCTCCCCAGCGTTAAATTTATTGCAAATATCCACTCTTTCCTTTGATTTTACGCTTCCGTCAATATAAAAATACTCAATTCCCATGCTTGCAAGCTCTTTCTCAATTTCCTTCAAAGTTCCTACAAATTGCGAAAATACTAATAGCCTATGCCCGTTTTCGATAATATCCGGCATTAAGTCACGCAGCACTTCGAGTTTTGCCACATCACCCCTGTAATCTTCCTTGAATAAACTCGGAGAATTACATATTTGACGCAGTTTTGTCAAGATAGCCAATATTTTCATGCGATTATTTTCATTTTCGTTAAATTTTTTCATTTCACTTTTAGCTTGCTTTATATACGACATATACAACTGTTTCTGCTCGTTGCTCAATGTTACAACTATATTCGACTCAATTTTATCTGGCAATTCTGTAAGCACTTCCTTTTTTGTTCTTCTCAGTAAAAATGGAGCAATAATTTCACGTAAATTATGTATTTTGGAAGAATTTGGATTTACAATTGCTTCCTTGTAAGTTTTTTTAAATTTTGTCAAATTGTCCAAGTATCCTGGTATTACGAAATCAAAGATTGACCATAGTTCCAGAATGTTGTTTTCTACCGGGGTTCCCGTCAATGCGAAATTTACTTTACTGTTGATTTTCATAACGGCTTTTTTTATTTGAGAAGTAGTTGTTTTTATATTTTGAGCCTCATCCAGCACTACTACATCGAAATCCCTGCCTTTGTACTCTTCAATATCATTTCTCAAGGCCTGGTAAGTTGTTATCAGAAATCCTTTTGACCTTCTTGAAATAATCTCTTTCCTTTGAGCCGCCGTTCCTTCAATCAGAGTTGGACTTATCCCTGTAAACTTGATAATTTCTTCCTTCCAGTTGTACAATAGAGAACTTGGAACAATAATTAATGCCGAAAAACCTCTATTTTCCTGATAAATCTCATTTAACAACGAAATTGTCTGCAAAGTCTTACCAAGTCCCATATCATCAGCCAGAACCCCACCAAATCCAATATCATACATATCTTTCAGCCAGTTAAACCCTAATTTCTGATATGGAAATAATTGCGCATTTATATTATGCGGCTCCATTTCCTGTCGATTTTTTATTTTATGAAACAAATCCTTAAATTCATCCATTTTTACAAGTTCATCCTGAATGTTTTTTGAAATTTGGGCAAGCTGCAGCGCCTTTATTTTAGAAATTTTATTTTCTCCAACTTTCAGATTGGAAACGGAATCTGTAATTCCAACCAACTCTTCAATACTTTTGTTAGCAATTTTTACAAGTTCCCCGCTCGAAAGCGTTATATATTTCTGCTCATTTTTAATTGCCTCCATCACAATTTCTACATCTTCCGTCTTTATTCCCTCAATGTCAAAGCTGACATTCAAAAAATTGTTTTCTGCCTTTTTTATTCCAACATGAACGTCTATATTCCGTGCATTTTTTATTTTGTTATCCAGATGAATTTTTACCTTGTCTGCATACTTTTTGTCAATATATTCCGAAATTTTCCCCAATCCTTCATAATTCACATTATAAGTGCCTTCTGCCAATTCCATATTCACAAAGGAATAGCTTTCCACAAGTTTTTTCAGCTCTTCAAATAAGCTGACATTTTTTCTTGGAATAAAATATTTTCCATTTTTTTCAACTGCACATACAGTATTTGACAAATTAATTTTTACAAGTTCCTTTTCATCCGTTTCCGTAACAAAAATATCAATATTTCCGTCCTCGTCAATATATTCGGCAACATTGATATTTTCATACTCCAGAACTGCTCTTAATTTTTGGTTTTCCTCCCAAGACAGCTGATTAAACAGCTCCATATCTAAAAAATCAAATTTTTCAAAAAACTTCATTTCATTTTTATCCATTTTAAAGACTTTCGTTGTGTCATTTGAAAAAGTATAAAATGGACTATTTTCAGAAATTTTTTCAATATTTCTCATTGTAATTTTATCATTTTCCAGTATAAATAACGGTTCATATGAATTCATTATCTGCTTCTGCTCTCCCAGAAGAGCCAGACTCTTTCCTTTTTCCATAGCGGCAAGCAGCCTATTTAGGAGCATTTCATACACTTTTAGCCCTTTTTTGTCCTTAATTCCGCTGTCAATTACGCTTTGAATTTCCTTGCTGTACTCGTAAATTGCGTGAATGATTTTTTTATTTATATCATTGAAAAAATAAGTTTTTGGATTATAAGTAACTTTAGAAGTTACTTCATATTCCTTGTCTTTTACAACCGCTTCAATAAATTTTAAAATATCCTTCACATAGTAAGTTTTCTTTAACCCAGTTTTTAACCGTAAAATATATCCTCGGGCAGTATTTTCCTGATTATAGTCATATCCATACTTATAGTCGCTATAACTTCCTTCGTCAATTTCAACTTCCAGTCGCATTTCCTGCTGTTCTTCCGCCTTAATGTTCTGATTTTCCAAATGTAAATTATAAATTTCATTGATTTTTTCAGAAACACTTTCAATATTTTCCACTATTTCCTCATTATTTTTAATTTTCTGAAAATTTTGAAAATCCATCTCTACTTTTACATTCCCATCTTTT is a window encoding:
- a CDS encoding radical SAM protein; its protein translation is MSIIIKEIVSKNIITKSKLPDTDYVINNYVGCNHGCIYCYAEFMKRFTNHTEKWGEFLDVKKFNEEKFVKYLKKINSDKKILMSSVTDPYNPYEIKYKSTRNILKLFIQANNEHIHLEILTKSLLIFRDIDLLKKIKNITVGISLNTLNDNLRRQIEPCAGSIKSRIEILKKLKGENIPVYLFISPIFPMLTQLEEIIATCKDTVDFIYFENLNLRGRYKKIILDFISKNFPEYNQLYQDIYTKNKKEYWYLLMEDINRLCKIYDIKYKTFFFHDNKSS
- a CDS encoding DUF1385 domain-containing protein codes for the protein MEDKKVTVGGQAVVEGVMMRGPKAIATAVRKQDGSIVYKKITLTEKNNKWLKVPFVRGVIALYDAMVVGTKELIFASNQAGLEEEKLTDKQVGFTVMTSILLGIAVFMWLPSAVGGFFFKDDILKANIVEAAIKLVLFLGYIYGISFLKDIQRVFEYHGAEHKSIMNYEMKKELTPKNAKACTRFHPRCGTSFLLLVMFISILVFSTVDLFFKVPSGHLTMILYKLATRILFIPLVAGLSYEIQRWTSYHLDNIFAKIIAVPGMWLQKITTSEPDESQLEVAIVALNVALGNEVTNATEVFE
- the disA gene encoding DNA integrity scanning diadenylate cyclase DisA; protein product: MVKKVVNKKKILEHIFERIAPGTALREAIDKIQEAKLGALIVLGNPSDLKDVMGGGFELNTVYSPQKVYELSKMDGGIILSEDIKTIYGANIQLQPNYSIETDESGTRHQAAHRIAQQKGNLVVAVSERRNKITVYYGKFRYLLNEIGDLLTKSSQAITALEKYSLAIEKNHVNLSILEFDNMVTLYDIVECVRMYGLLFRMSEELIEYMAELGSEGRLIKIQYEEIMLNKNESFDALIKDYQVSNEKAEKIGVRVKSLTKEELLDDEKIVCLLGFDTNIITLDEKIEPRGYGLLSNITKISKKDREVLVKEFSNVQSILMSTASDIAKIKGVSKYKAEHINKSLKRIKNKAAIDRE
- the radA gene encoding DNA repair protein RadA, with translation MAVKKGKTKYICSECGYSSLKWLGKCPNCDSWGTFEEEIDIKSTFKNVESKEVSISKITEIKIEKEFRMVTPFEEFDRVLGGGLIKGEVVLITGSPGIGKSTFLLQLSQEYAKIGNVFYVSGEESPRQIKQRAERVNVKSENLYILNDTNIEKIESVILKDKPKVVVIDSIQTLYSENVNSIPGSVTQIRETTLKIIEIAKKNEIAFYIVGHVTKDGKLAGPKLLEHMVDAVLQIEGEENSYYRIIRSIKNRYGSTNEISIFDMKENGISEVKNPSEFFISDRDEKNIGSIIVPIFEGSRVFLFEVQSLLGTPNFGMPRRTVEGYDKTRVEILSAVLSRSLKVDVNSKDIYINIPGGIDLNDRSSDLAVVFSLLSSVKGVPISQKIAAIGELGLRGEVRKVSFIKNRVNELEKMGFAGVYLPKSHKADFEKEKTKIKLNYISNINELVERIR
- the coaD gene encoding pantetheine-phosphate adenylyltransferase → MVKVALYPGSFDPVTKGHIDIIKRSSNLFDKLIIGIFKNSTKSKAWFSDEEKVEMIEEILKKENINAEIKIFNGLLVDFMYKENVNILIRGLRALSDYEYELQFTLTNKTLSKSEFETVFLTASREYLYLSSSLVKEVALNKGDLSFFVTGNVEKRLIEKVKELEI
- the rnc gene encoding ribonuclease III produces the protein METGANRDAKELMQKIGYEFKNEEYLEEALTHRSYSNETEKTRRFNNEKLEFLGDAVANLITTEYIYDLYEKKTEGELAKLKSKIISEPVFSTIASDMELGEYLYLSNGEIMSGGRNRKSILGDAFEALIGAIFKDSDYYTAKNVALKLLLKKINKLEEIEGTGDYKTVLQEFVQGKYRKMPEYKLLNTKGPDHDKIFEISVSWNNKIYGVGTGKSKKEAEKHAAKEALARLKK
- the fabF gene encoding beta-ketoacyl-ACP synthase II, whose product is MRRVVVTGIGLVTPLGTGKDKAWKNLLAGECGIDKITQFDSSEHPVHIAAEVKDFVPENYIEKKELKKIARFSQFAIAASKEALEDAKLEITDENADRIGVIIGSGIGGLDVIEQEVEKLVTRGPKRVSPFYIPAAILNMASGNTSIYTGAKGPNKTVVTACASGTNSIGDAFQAILLGKADAMIAGGTEATVTPSGIAGFANLKALSTNPDPKTASRPFTADRDGFVLGEGSGVLVLEELEHAKKRGAKIYAEVVGYGETGDAFHMTAPSDGGEGAARAFKMALEQGNIKPEEVGYINAHGTSTPANDKNETQAIKSAFGEHAYKLAVSSTKGATGHLLGGAGGIEAAFLALAISEGIMPPTINYENPDPLCDLDYVPNKAVKRDIEVGMSSSLGFGGHNAVLAFRKYK
- a CDS encoding acyl carrier protein, whose product is MLDKIKSIVVDQLGVDEDQVTEDASFVDDLGADSLDTVELIMAFEEEFDIEIPDEDAQKIKTVKDVIEYIESKQ
- a CDS encoding DEAD/DEAH box helicase gives rise to the protein MGQNSISLELKKQITPSIFVIGQEYYNKSLGNITALFADGNFMTVEGEYKENSLCKTSITVEQKKGEFVEANCDCMFFKSNKKNCCKHIVTLGMMADHSEKISKVIGTDEIEMMFEDDFEEDNKKLAKLKEKEQKTKAEKAAKRNLENDNKNKSRQRIKLKDENINIKKLDKLSEVSEKTGNIENNELQSIDKKSKNLEARFEIIEGNAKNTVKDGNVKVEMDFQNFQKIKNNEEIVENIESVSEKINEIYNLHLENQNIKAEEQQEMRLEVEIDEGSYSDYKYGYDYNQENTARGYILRLKTGLKKTYYVKDILKFIEAVVKDKEYEVTSKVTYNPKTYFFNDINKKIIHAIYEYSKEIQSVIDSGIKDKKGLKVYEMLLNRLLAAMEKGKSLALLGEQKQIMNSYEPLFILENDKITMRNIEKISENSPFYTFSNDTTKVFKMDKNEMKFFEKFDFLDMELFNQLSWEENQKLRAVLEYENINVAEYIDEDGNIDIFVTETDEKELVKINLSNTVCAVEKNGKYFIPRKNVSLFEELKKLVESYSFVNMELAEGTYNVNYEGLGKISEYIDKKYADKVKIHLDNKIKNARNIDVHVGIKKAENNFLNVSFDIEGIKTEDVEIVMEAIKNEQKYITLSSGELVKIANKSIEELVGITDSVSNLKVGENKISKIKALQLAQISKNIQDELVKMDEFKDLFHKIKNRQEMEPHNINAQLFPYQKLGFNWLKDMYDIGFGGVLADDMGLGKTLQTISLLNEIYQENRGFSALIIVPSSLLYNWKEEIIKFTGISPTLIEGTAAQRKEIISRRSKGFLITTYQALRNDIEEYKGRDFDVVVLDEAQNIKTTTSQIKKAVMKINSKVNFALTGTPVENNILELWSIFDFVIPGYLDNLTKFKKTYKEAIVNPNSSKIHNLREIIAPFLLRRTKKEVLTELPDKIESNIVVTLSNEQKQLYMSYIKQAKSEMKKFNENENNRMKILAILTKLRQICNSPSLFKEDYRGDVAKLEVLRDLMPDIIENGHRLLVFSQFVGTLKEIEKELASMGIEYFYIDGSVKSKERVDICNKFNAGERQVVLISLKAGGTGLNLVGADVVIHYDPWWNIAVENQASDRAYRIGQKKSVQVIKLVTEGTIEEKIIKIQENKRKLSENLLESKDGEKALFEMSDKELMELLS